A genome region from Flavobacterium sp. includes the following:
- the hisH gene encoding imidazole glycerol phosphate synthase subunit HisH has product MKIVIINYGAGNIQSIMFAIERLGFKAILSNDREEIKSADKVIFPGVGEASSAMTKLRESGLDNLIPNLKQPVLGICLGMQLMCNKTEEGNTKGLGIFDVDVLKFSNNVKVPQMGWNQIYDLKTDLFKDVSENEFMYLVHSFYAPNCEFAVAKTNYDVEYASALQKNNFYGTQFHPEKSGDVGEKILRNFLKLNSKI; this is encoded by the coding sequence ATGAAAATAGTAATTATAAATTACGGAGCAGGAAATATTCAAAGCATTATGTTTGCTATTGAAAGGCTGGGGTTTAAAGCCATTTTAAGTAATGACCGTGAAGAAATTAAATCGGCTGATAAAGTTATTTTTCCTGGCGTTGGTGAGGCGAGTTCGGCAATGACAAAACTTCGTGAAAGCGGTTTGGATAACCTAATTCCGAATTTGAAACAGCCTGTTTTAGGAATTTGTCTTGGAATGCAGTTAATGTGTAATAAAACCGAAGAAGGAAATACCAAAGGTTTAGGAATTTTTGACGTTGATGTTTTGAAATTTTCCAACAACGTAAAAGTGCCTCAAATGGGATGGAATCAGATTTATGATTTGAAAACCGATTTATTTAAAGATGTTTCTGAAAATGAATTTATGTATTTAGTTCATAGTTTTTACGCACCAAATTGCGAATTTGCTGTAGCAAAAACCAATTATGATGTTGAATACGCATCTGCATTGCAAAAAAACAATTTCTACGGAACACAATTTCATCCAGAAAAAAGCGGGGATGTTGGGGAAAAGATTCTGAGGAACTTTCTTAAATTAAATTCCAAAATTTAA